ATACTAGTTATTAAAACTGGAAAAAGAAAGGAAGTTCCCAGAAAATAATAGAGTGCAAGCTGCAGAAAGAAGTAGTAATCAAAATCATCTGAAACAATTTGAACTGCTTCTTGAGCCTGTAATGCCATGGACTGCATTGAATCCAGCAGCATTTAGTCTGTCACATCTTTTCCATCTTCAACCAACATACAGTGAAAATTAGTTATCTCCAATCAGCAACAATCGGTCTTCAAGATTGTACCTACTCATGGACCTAAAATTTTTGAACAAGAGGGTGATGTACGAAACCAGACCTTTTCTCATGCATAACAGGATATGATCTAGCAAAAAGTAGGGGAGAATGCATAAATCCTGGCAATTTCTTGTTCATCTCTAGCATCATGGGGCTACAACCTTTCCATGATTTTTCGGTATCTCCATCAGTGGTCTTGTGTACCATTCTCCTCTGTGGTATTTGATCCTTTCTTGTTCCAAGATCCTGATTGTCTTTACTCCCACCAGAGGTTGAAATTTGCACAGGCTACACaaaaagagaggaaaaaaaagaagattatGGACGAGCAAAGTCCAGCCAAATGGAATTTTTGTGTCATCCCACTTACATATGGCGAGAAGATCTGTTGAAAGTTCATAGCTTCAAAATGATAAAATGATCTAAATGCTGGTGGAACAAAGTTCTGGTACAATACAGGATGGAATGGACTCAGTTTTGGGTCAGGAATCGAAGAATAAGAGTTTGGGAGGTTGCAATGTGGTGGCTGTCTTTTGTGTGCAAGGACATTCCAGTCTGTGGTGTAAAGTGTCGGGCCGGCTCGAGTTCGCTGTTCTCTTGGTCGAGCCATGGTCACGTAAAGTGTCTGTCCTCCTACACAAGTCCCTATATGATAggcaaatttaatcaaattacaCTATGAAAACATATTTACGATATAGGAAATAATTGAGAAAAATAGAAATGAGATTCTTTTACCGTTTAATGAACGTAAAGCCTTATTTGCGTCCTCCAGATTTGAGTAGAGTACAAATCCAAATCCTTTGCTAGTTCCATCCCCGTGTCGGATCACTTTTGCTGAGATTACTCTTCCATGAGTACAAAAGATTTGTTTCAACTTTTTGTCGTCAACAGATACATCAAGATTCTTTATGAACAGATTAGAATTCTTAGAGAATTCCATATGGGAAATTGTGTACTTTTCTCCATATATTTGTCTTAACATTTCTGCCCTTTCATCTTTCTTCTGAGCTCTACCCACAAACAGATTCTTTGATCCTGATCAATCACAGAAAGTATTGCATTTTTTCACTTTTCCCCAAATAAACATGCCTTTTACTTAGAACAAAAAGGATCTTTACCAAACAGTTCACCATTCAGAGCCTCCATTGCTTTCTTGGCCTCTTCATGCGAACCGAAATTGACAAATCCGAACCCTTTCGATTTCCCCTTCTCATCCTTCATTACAACCGCACTACAGATGTTACCAAAAGCCGAAAACTTGTTCTTGAGGAGATCATTCGTGATGTCTTCATCTAGATTTTTCACATAAAGATTAGTGAAAACTGGTTCTGCGTTGTTTCTCTCACTCTTTCTGACGAATTTGGAAACACATCTGATGCAAACATTACAAATTCAAACATGTAATAGATacatataaaaagaaaacagtAAACGTTACAAATTCGAACAGACTAACAGCTTCTTGCCATCTTGCATTGTTCCATGGACGGCATCTAGAGCTGCCTTGGCCGAATCCTCCGAACCAAACTGAACAAAACCATAGCCCTTGCTCTTCCCATTTTCCTCAGCAACCTTGCAAGAAATCACGGTCCCATACTCGGAGAAAATTTCCTGCAATCGAGCACTGGTGATCGAAGGGTCAAGATTCTTGACGAAGAGGTTTCCGATACCCCTCTTCCTCGAAATCGGTTCTCTTTCACACCACATAATTCTCATAGGTCTACCCCTCAATTCAGTGAAGTTTAGGCGGTTTAGAGCTCTACGAGCTGTTGAAATATGCACAGAAAAGATTAAAAAGAATTCAAAGTTGAACGAGAATATGCAATCGCATTGAATCAATATCAAGAACATCAAACCAGAAACAGCCAAATAAGAAGAAAATAACGTAATCTCTGCCCACATTTCAAAGAAACAAATATCCCAATTGATTGAATATACACACAAATAAATTATCTTAAATCAAAATCAACCCATCATACAAGAAAACAAATGTTGGAGAAAGCAAGAACCCACTTAAATCCGCAAATGAACACAAAAAAGTGAGTCCGTGAGTAGATACTATACCATCAATATGAAAGCAGAATTTAACGAAAGCATAGCATAGGGATCTGAGAGATATCTTGTCACGGCAGAGACGGACCGAGACCACTTGGCCGGCAGCTCCAAAAGTTTCTTCGAGCTCCTTTTCTGAAACGTCCGGGTGCAGACCGCCCACGTACAGCGTTGCCCTCTGCGGAGTATCGGCTTCGACCATTGTTCTTGAAGTGAGAATCGGATCGTGAATTCCCGAAATGTGAGAGTCTTCGTGGTTGCATATTTTCGCAAGACTTGGTTATAACCGTAAACTATCCGTTTATGTTTGTTTGGCGGTTGAgaaatttactaattttttccaaataattgtttttttcaccaatttttatttttcataaaactttaaaatctcaagtttaattaaataagaataTTTGAGGGCAATTACTCTTATTTCTTtccattaaattattttttaaaatttcacttgtgatattcaaataaaataattttggtcaTTCTTGTATTAAAACATAGCAGGTGATAGTATAGATTGAACTCCTGCACAGTAAATAACAATGATATTATTTTGACCTCGGGAATAGTATTTTTGGATCTCGAGTGAGGCAAGATGACTCATCTTATGCAAGCTAGGGTgtaaatgaatttaatttagtcgaatatgaataaaattttaaagctCGAGTTAGGTATGTTCAAGCTTGTTAAGATCAGAAATTGATTTAGAGTAGATGAATAAATATTCTcgacaaattttataaatattttcgaTTGGGTTATCAAcactaaaatattattattgtcGGTTAGGTATTCAATAAGCCAACGGTTTGTCATTATGTGAAAATAGACTCACAGGTGAGGTTTGACACGAAATGACTTAAATTTGTGATCAGCTAagttatcaaataaatatttattacaaAGTAACTGATAAGTAAATAACACAATATTGTTTCTGGGTGTTTGGGGACTTCAATATTCCTATTTCACTCCTTCTTTGCTGAAATATTTCACGAAAAGATTGCGACaattacaatatttttaaactgcCCACTTCAGCATATCTCATTACACTGTCTCACTGAAGTACTTAGTGTATCATACAAACTTAACAAAATGAACAGTAAGAATACTTAATCTCAATCACAAggatttaacaaaaaaaaatttctaagcACAAATTGATCCTTGATTATTAGAATTAACAATTTAACTTGTGCTTGCTATGATTAGTTGGGCTCTCGAAAATTACTTTAAACTCAAAGAGCTTTTCTTAGACATATAGAAATATTGAATGAATTCTATTAGAGAATTTTTATTTCAGCTTAGACTTCTAACAAGCACCTTTTTGTCATTGATTAATCCACTAACATTTTCGTTTAGTCCATCTGTGGGGTTCTGATAAACTAATTTGCTTCGGAAACATATGTATACATGAATAAACAATTTCTTTTTTGAAGCTAGAGCTGGACTCTGTAATTATCTATTAGATCAACAGTCTTGTTAAACCAAAACGTAAATGTTCTAacaaagctcgaattcgattcgaaggtcaaaaaatttaattttttttatcgaattCGATTCAAATCAAAGCTCAAGTTAGAATTCAGTTTGAAATATTCGAACATATTCCGAGCTACTCGAAcataaaagcttgaaatatatttatttaatatataataatattattaaaatattaaagtttgtgaactatcaaattaaataatttgggTTCGAGTCAGACTCGAAAAAAGTTAAACTTGAGCTCGCGAATCGGCTCGATTCATTTACACCCCTAATGCAAACACAATCTTAGTCAATTTTAATTGAGTTATAACTGGGAGCTTAGGATATGTCGgtataataattattagttttattattattgaaaattagtaAGTTACTAATAAATTGTTTAATACATTGGTTTACCACAATCCCATAAATTCACACCACTAATGGAGTGATAGTAATCTCGGGCCTATAGTGTCTTCTCCCACCTAATAACTAACCACGTTTCTGCAAAAATGTAGACATGTATAATGGATAAGTTCGACCCAGAATCGGACCGAAATTGACCAGTTAAACCCAAAACGGGGACCGGTTTGGTCATACTGGTTCTTTAACCTCACCAAatctattaataaataaaatgtgacggttttgtttaaataaaccAAAATTAACTGGTTCCGCTTCTGTTTCCGGGTCGGATCCgagaaatttaattaaataaataaaaaagaattatgGCTTTGGGCCAACGCCATTGCATAGATTTGAAATAATAAACAGTATAGATTctctttcattaatttttttgtttgaatttgTGTGGCGTGAAAAAAAACCGAAAAACATGTAACTTTTTAagaattgttgtgaaaaagtaaaaatctatggtaaaaaataaaaatctcaaactcttaaaattatcacactacacactttataatatttttctcttaactcaattgtgattttcttcacaaatgagatatctatttatagaaaatctttacaaataatccaaaaataaattacatcattaccttcatcatcacacacaaatttcaatatttacaactcttattttcaacattcaaatattcaacatacacattttaaatattaattttcaacactcccccttgtgacgATGATAATGATACGatgatgtcttcattacgtgtttttatactgcctcgttaaaagccttactaggaaaaacccattgggataacaaccatagtaagggaaaaagagtgcagtcacgtaaactccccatcatgttgacacgaacagttcttcacaaatttcgtagagtgcgcatcccaatattatatatgtgctttctgaatattgttgtaggaagtgcctttgtgaagagatctgatgagttttcacttgattgaatgtgacgaacatcaatatatttattcttctcaagctctttggtAAATGCGAAGAatttaggaggaatatgtttagttctatcGCTTTTTATgcatccttctttcatttgagcaacacatgcagcattatcttcatatagaatcacaggcttctcgtcgaatgataatccgcatgagatttggatatctTGGGtgattgattttaaccacacacattcacggcttgcttcatgtagtgcaataatctcggcatgatttgatgaagttgttacgagcgtttgtttctgtgaacgccgagaaattgcagtgcctccacgagtaaatacatatccattttgggaacgtgccttgtgtggatcagataagtatccagcatcggcataaccaattatacttggattagcatcttttgaatacaaaagtcccaagtctgtcgttcctcgtagataacggaatatatgtttaattccgttccagtgtctctttgttaaATCTTACCAATAAATTTACGACAagagatatatcaggccttgtacaatttgtaagatacataagggcaccaatagcacttaaatatggtacttctggaccaagaatatcttcatcatctttacATAGACGGAAtggatctttttctatgtttaatgatctaacaaccattggagtacttaaagaatttgatttatccatattaaaacgtttaaggatcttttctgtataatttttctggtgaacacaTATTCCACATTCCTTTTGTTCTATTTGTAAatccagacaatacttggtttttccaagatctttcatttcaaattcttccttcaagtatgaaaaaacttcttgaatttccttattcgttccaatgatgtttaaatcatcaacatatgcagcaataattacgcatccggatgttgttttgttaatgaaaacacaagggcatattgaattatttacatatccctttttcatcaagtgattaCTTAGctgattataccacattcggctggattgctttaacccatataatgatatttgtaatttcacagaataacattctctgggttttgaactttgtgcttcaggcatcttaaatccttcagagattctcatatatatattactatcaagtgatccatataagtaagctgtaacaacatccataagacgcatttctaaattttcagatactgcaaagctaatcaaataccgaaacgtaattgcatccatcacgggaagatacgtttcttcataatcaattccatgcctttgagaaaaaccttgtgcaacaagtcgagctttatatcttacaatttcatttttctcatttcgctttcgaataaaaatccatttgtatccaacaggttttacaccttcaagTGTAAGGACTATATGTcaaaaaacattacgtttatttaacgaatccaattcaacctggatgacatctttacattttatccaatcatgccgatttttacattcagcaaaagattttggttcatgatcttcattatcatttatgatgtcgattgccacattataagaaaatatatcatcaatttcttctatatcttttcggttccatattttttcagtattaatataattgatagagatttcatgattctcgtcagtttgtggttctgacagaacattttcatcatcatatgtttcttcaggaacaacattctctattttgtgatcagcatgtgtttcttcaggaacatcattctctattttgtgatcattgtgtttctttatgaattttctttttcgaggatttttatccttgaaaccgactggccttccacgcttcaggcattttatgacatcatgactttgttcaatttgtttctttggaatttcaattcgagtaGGAGCATTTttagcatgtatatatgatttagttaccccttttgtgtctgcaaatgcatatGGTATTTGATTtactattctttgcaagtgcacaatttgctgtacatatttttcacattgttttgatcttggatccagatgtaacaatgatgatacataccatgtaatttccttttcggtatgtttctgttctccccctaacattgggaagattttctcattaaaatgacaatcagcaaaacgtgctgtgaacacgtcgcctgtctgaggttcaagatatcgaatgattgatggactatcataaccgatataaattccaatctttctttgaggtcccattttctttcgttgcagTGGTGCAATAGGTACATACACcgtacatccaaaaattctcagatgagaaatgtctggttctttaccaaatgcaagctgcaatggggaatATTTATGATATGCTCTTGGTcggatgcgaattaatgcagcagcatgtaaaattgcatgtctccatatagaaatagagagctttgttttcataataattggcctagcaatcatttgcagacgtttaatcaatgattcagccaatccatatggtgtatgtacatgagcaacatgatgctcaacaatgattcacatagacatacaataatcattgaaagtttgggaagtaaattcaccagcattatcaagtctattTTTCTTAATTGTCTCAtagggaaattgattcctcaattttattatttgagcaagtaatcttgcgaatgcaacatttcgagttgacaataaacatacatgtgactatctgctggaggcatcaatcaataccataaagtatctgaatggtccacatggtggatggattggtccacaaatatcaccctgaataagttcaagaaacattggtgattcagtttggattttggctggtgatggtcttataataagttttccaagagaacatgctttttATTGAAACTTatgattctgaaagatcttctggtctttcaacggatgaccatgtgtattttatataattcttcgcatcattgttgaaccaagatgtcctaatcgatcatgccaattagttaatattgaagaattatcaactaccatgtttgattcattgggacttatatgtgtataatgcaatccagtagggagcattggtagtttttcaatcacatatttatttcctgatttatatgtgataagacacatatatttcccatttccttcatttattgtttgagtatcatacccatgggaatatatatcattaaaactcaacaaatatttttttgattgtggtgaatacaaagcatcattgatcaaaaattttgtaccattaggtaacaaaaattgtgctttaccatatcctttaatcaagtctacaggacctgatattgtattcaccattgtttttgttggttttagttccaagaaatatcttttatctcggaggatagtgtgcgttgtaccactatcaggtatgcaaacttcagcttggttcatagtattttccatatttgaacttcaaaaaaaatatgcaatgaaataaaattactgacaatacatttataaaaataaaatacaatacaatacatatttaaaaatataacacactataaaacattatcatggaaaaataaaatattttacatattcaTTCCACCAATAAATTGATCattgtctgagaaatcaatcagaaaatctccagcatcaaaatgagttgaaccactcaaaggttcactgtgttcagtaaagttggtctccttttctttcccctttattgattctttataaagtttacaaaggtgctcaggggctcgacaaatacgggaccaatgtcctggagtaccacatctgaaacaagaactttcaaatctttttgagtgattctcattaacactcatattctcttgatgccttttcggtgggtggtttgggacgttcttttgagatgagttatagaaataactatctcgattattttcaaaaccacggccgcgtccacgaccacgaccacttccacgtccacgtccacgtccacgaccacgaccacgacctcgattttgtcctcgaccaaaatcttgtctgtaactttgattttggtttccaggtttaaattcatttttgcttacagcatttacttctggaaatgctgttgatccagtgggtcgggactgatgatttctcattaatagctcgttgttcttttccgccacaagaagacaggcgatgagttcagaatatctcgcaaatccacgcactctatattgttgctgtagtgttatatttgatgcgtgaaacgtggaaaatgttttttcaagcatttccgattctgtaacctcatgtccacaaaattttaactgcgagattattctatacatcgctgaattgtaatcactgacttttttaaagtcttggaatcttaacatattccattcatcacgggcggtcggaagtataacttcccttatatgttcaaatctctcttttaatcctttccacagagccatgggatctttttcgatgagatattcacattttaatccttcatcaaggtgtcgtcgtaaaaatattatagcttttgctttttcttgtgatgaagatataccattttctttaatggtctcgcttagacccaatgactcaagatgcatttctacatcaagagtccatggcatatagtttttcccagtaatatcaagagcgatgaattcgagctttgccaagtttgccatggtggtactaaaaattacgatgcattttattagttaatgaatattgcaatacaaagtaatggataaacaacaagtacaagtattcgtaaaaataaagaaaacacacgaggaggatattctccgataaatacaagactggtgagtatgataaccaaaataattaaaaataacctcgtgaaagccatcttctttttttcttcgaaaatttgatgaagaataatttttagagaagaagagaaagttggagtgattgaatgtatttgtgagattgtatttatagagcaaaaactagccgttttgttaccgtttattaccgttggtgtataagaaaataaatgtatgtatttgtataattttatggtaataatatggtg
This sequence is a window from Primulina huaijiensis isolate GDHJ02 chromosome 13, ASM1229523v2, whole genome shotgun sequence. Protein-coding genes within it:
- the LOC140991029 gene encoding polyadenylate-binding protein 6-like, with the translated sequence MVEADTPQRATLYVGGLHPDVSEKELEETFGAAGQVVSVRLCRDKISLRSLCYAFVKFCFHIDARRALNRLNFTELRGRPMRIMWCEREPISRKRGIGNLFVKNLDPSITSARLQEIFSEYGTVISCKVAEENGKSKGYGFVQFGSEDSAKAALDAVHGTMQDGKKLCVSKFVRKSERNNAEPVFTNLYVKNLDEDITNDLLKNKFSAFGNICSAVVMKDEKGKSKGFGFVNFGSHEEAKKAMEALNGELFGSKNLFVGRAQKKDERAEMLRQIYGEKYTISHMEFSKNSNLFIKNLDVSVDDKKLKQIFCTHGRVISAKVIRHGDGTSKGFGFVLYSNLEDANKALRSLNGTCVGGQTLYVTMARPREQRTRAGPTLYTTDWNVLAHKRQPPHCNLPNSYSSIPDPKLSPFHPVLYQNFVPPAFRSFYHFEAMNFQQIFSPYPVQISTSGGSKDNQDLGTRKDQIPQRRMVHKTTDGDTEKSWKGCSPMMLEMNKKLPGFMHSPLLFARSYPVMHEKRSGFVHHPLVQKF